A DNA window from Nerophis lumbriciformis linkage group LG03, RoL_Nlum_v2.1, whole genome shotgun sequence contains the following coding sequences:
- the LOC140677486 gene encoding uncharacterized protein isoform X1 has protein sequence MQMLEPTFTHQFIVDHKSCLSPGEEMAEEVIRQVGTLLHPLRTWDWRGRHNKTPAVQRGAWPAGLPRNGVCQDRPRRQRQVPAAAKIGLPVQTAPQTPGQAWAAHSRASRTRFGQVHTGPDPTRRAGRTRGERRRRRRSRGAGSRSCPVDGAVPAGV, from the exons tttattgtagatcataaatcatgcctctcacctggagagGAGATGGCTGAGgaggtaatccgacaagttgggacacttttacATCCATTGAGGACCTGggactggcgaggacgacacaaCAAGACGCCTGCAGTTCAG aggggggcgtggcctgcaggcctgccgcggaacggagtgtgccaggaccggcctcgaagacagcgacag GTCCCGGCTGCTGCGAAAATAGGGCTTCCCGTGCAGACGGCCCCTCAAACGCCTGGGCAGGCGTGGGCAGCCCATTCACGTGCGTCAAGGACGAGATTTGGTCAGGTCCACACAGGACCCGACCCGACGCGCCGCGCAGGTCGCACACGCGGTGAGAGGAGGCGGCGCCGCCGGTCCCGTGGTGCCGGTTCCAGATCTTGTCccgtggacggagcagtgccagcaggcgttTGA
- the LOC140677486 gene encoding uncharacterized protein isoform X2, protein MLEPTFTHQFIVDHKSCLSPGEEMAEEVIRQVGTLLHPLRTWDWRGRHNKTPAVQRGAWPAGLPRNGVCQDRPRRQRQVPAAAKIGLPVQTAPQTPGQAWAAHSRASRTRFGQVHTGPDPTRRAGRTRGERRRRRRSRGAGSRSCPVDGAVPAGV, encoded by the exons tttattgtagatcataaatcatgcctctcacctggagagGAGATGGCTGAGgaggtaatccgacaagttgggacacttttacATCCATTGAGGACCTGggactggcgaggacgacacaaCAAGACGCCTGCAGTTCAG aggggggcgtggcctgcaggcctgccgcggaacggagtgtgccaggaccggcctcgaagacagcgacag GTCCCGGCTGCTGCGAAAATAGGGCTTCCCGTGCAGACGGCCCCTCAAACGCCTGGGCAGGCGTGGGCAGCCCATTCACGTGCGTCAAGGACGAGATTTGGTCAGGTCCACACAGGACCCGACCCGACGCGCCGCGCAGGTCGCACACGCGGTGAGAGGAGGCGGCGCCGCCGGTCCCGTGGTGCCGGTTCCAGATCTTGTCccgtggacggagcagtgccagcaggcgttTGA